A genomic segment from Bacillus cereus G9842 encodes:
- the fhuB gene encoding Fe(3+)-hydroxamate ABC transporter permease FhuB, with the protein MNSLQHTLRASLVFGGGAALLLLLFFIHIGQGQANISYSMIIDALISPNQSLEHQTLIMLRLPRAVIAILAGGALAASGVILQTLTKNPLAESSTMGIHSGAYFFLVAATIFLPKGLQINSLLFTFIGGAITALFVYRISGEKKGTPLRMALAGMVVTLMLSAFTGTMQLFYENETAGLFLWGAGSLIQNNWDGVQFAFPFIIISFLVLLFMSRKLNILLLGDDVAVSLGEKTAVTRLIAFIAAIFLTAVIVTVVGPIGFVGLVAPHLMRLIGYRQHFTLLLSSFLWGAVLLLGADVVGRLIDPTGAELPVGAVTAMIGSPWLIYLVYRMMKSKQYMNDNGANAAGASSRYYSYKKVIIISITLCIVTITLGVTIGSNAYIESITNVISGQLTQFDKNMMMNLRLPRMLVAAIAGACLAISGLVFQGILRNPLADPSIIGISSGAGVGALTIMYVFPALPGFFLPIGAFIGGLLAVGIVLFFSWKSGFSPTALALIGIGISALGSAIIQIFIVRANLNVAAALTWLSGSTYARGWNHLENIILYPSLILVFIIFFLIKQLDVLVLGDDLATGLGQPVNKTRLALIVLATLLASVNIAAVGTIAFLGLVAPHLARIVVGMNHQRLFVCSALFGAILLSIADLLGRTIAYPKEIPSGLVVAVLGAPYFLWLMRKSGKKVN; encoded by the coding sequence ATGAATAGCCTACAACATACACTTCGAGCAAGTCTTGTATTCGGAGGAGGAGCAGCTCTCTTGCTCCTCCTTTTCTTTATTCATATCGGACAAGGTCAAGCAAACATTTCCTATAGTATGATTATTGATGCTCTTATCTCACCGAACCAATCACTAGAGCATCAAACTTTAATTATGCTTCGATTACCTAGGGCCGTAATTGCCATTTTAGCTGGAGGTGCTCTTGCTGCATCTGGGGTCATTTTACAAACATTAACGAAAAATCCACTTGCTGAATCCAGTACAATGGGTATTCACTCTGGCGCATATTTCTTTCTAGTAGCGGCTACAATTTTTTTACCAAAAGGTCTGCAAATTAATTCACTTCTTTTCACATTTATCGGCGGTGCTATTACCGCTTTATTTGTATACCGTATTTCTGGTGAAAAAAAGGGAACCCCACTTAGAATGGCACTAGCTGGTATGGTCGTTACATTAATGCTTTCTGCCTTTACTGGAACGATGCAGCTTTTCTATGAAAATGAAACAGCTGGTTTATTTTTATGGGGAGCTGGATCTCTTATTCAAAATAACTGGGATGGCGTTCAATTTGCTTTTCCATTTATCATTATTTCTTTCCTAGTTTTACTATTTATGTCTCGTAAACTCAACATTCTCTTACTTGGTGATGATGTCGCTGTTTCTCTTGGTGAAAAAACAGCAGTAACACGTCTTATCGCCTTCATTGCTGCGATCTTTTTAACAGCAGTAATTGTAACTGTTGTTGGACCAATTGGATTTGTTGGCTTAGTTGCACCACATTTAATGCGTCTTATTGGCTACCGTCAACACTTTACTCTCCTTCTCTCTTCTTTCTTATGGGGAGCTGTACTATTACTTGGAGCTGATGTCGTTGGTAGACTAATAGATCCAACTGGGGCTGAACTTCCTGTCGGAGCAGTCACGGCAATGATTGGATCACCTTGGCTTATTTACTTAGTCTATCGAATGATGAAATCGAAACAATATATGAATGATAACGGAGCGAATGCAGCTGGAGCTAGTTCTCGCTATTACTCTTATAAAAAGGTAATCATTATCTCTATCACACTTTGCATTGTGACAATTACTCTTGGTGTTACAATCGGTAGTAACGCTTATATCGAAAGTATTACAAATGTTATATCAGGACAATTAACACAATTTGATAAAAATATGATGATGAACCTTCGTTTACCAAGAATGCTCGTTGCTGCTATTGCTGGCGCATGCCTTGCAATAAGTGGGCTTGTTTTCCAAGGTATATTACGAAACCCACTCGCCGATCCTTCTATTATTGGTATTTCATCGGGAGCTGGTGTTGGTGCTTTAACTATTATGTATGTCTTTCCCGCACTTCCTGGTTTCTTCCTACCAATTGGTGCATTTATCGGCGGACTACTTGCAGTTGGAATTGTTCTCTTCTTCTCATGGAAATCAGGATTTAGCCCAACAGCCCTTGCTTTAATAGGAATTGGTATTTCAGCTCTCGGTTCAGCGATTATTCAAATCTTTATCGTTAGAGCAAATTTGAACGTTGCTGCTGCTTTAACATGGCTATCAGGTAGCACGTATGCAAGAGGATGGAATCACTTAGAAAATATCATTCTATATCCATCGCTAATTCTTGTATTCATTATCTTTTTCTTAATAAAACAACTTGATGTTCTCGTACTTGGAGACGATTTAGCAACGGGACTCGGGCAACCAGTAAATAAAACGCGCCTTGCCCTCATTGTGTTAGCAACACTACTTGCATCTGTAAATATCGCAGCTGTCGGTACAATTGCCTTTCTAGGTCTTGTTGCGCCACACTTAGCACGAATCGTCGTTGGTATGAATCATCAAAGATTATTCGTTTGCTCCGCACTATTTGGAGCAATCCTTCTTTCCATTGCTGATTTACTCGGACGAACAATTGCATATCCGAAAGAAATTCCTTCTGGACTTGTCGTTGCTGTACTTGGAGCACCTTATTTCTTATGGTTGATGAGGAAGAGTGGGAAGAAGGTTAATTAA